A region of the Methylobacterium nodulans ORS 2060 genome:
CAGCGCCTCGTCGCTCAGGGCCTCCATCTCCGGCTCGAGGGCGTTGATGGCCGCGACCCGGGGCCGGTAGCCCTTCACCCGGCGGTCGTTGGACGACCCGAAAATCTTCTTGGCGATGGCACCGAGCATCGTGGACCTGCAATCGATCGAAACGTCTGACGCGAGCGTGATGCCGCGCGTTATAGAGCCATATAGGCATCCGCGCACCAGAAAGGACCGCGGCCCGTCGGCCCCCTTCCCTGCGCCGAAAGGCTGACGCGGACAAGCGCGGCCGGCCGCTTGATTCGGTGCAGGACCCCGCTCTTTAAGGACGGCGCAAGCAACAGGGCGGGCCGGTCGGCACCGCCGATCGGGAGAGGAACCCATGAGGACACTGCGTCGGGCGCTCGCCCGCACCACCGCGCTCGCCGCCGCTCTGCTCTGCGCCTCCGGCAGCTGGGCCGCGGGGGCCTCGGACGGCGTCGTCAAGATCGGCATCCTCAACGACCAGTCGGGCGTCTACGCCGATTTCGGCGGGCGCGGCTCGGTCGAGGCGGCGAAGATGGCGGTCGAGGATTTCGGCGGGCAGGTGCTGGGTGCCCCAATCCAGATCGTCGACGCCGACCACCAGAACAAGCCCGACATCGCCTCCAACATCGCCCGGCAATGGTACGACACCGACAAGGTGGACGCGATCATGGAGCTGACGACCTCTTCGGTCGCGCTCGCCGTGCAGGGCCTCTCCCACGAGAAGAAGAAGATCACGATCGTGGACGGGGCCGCGACCACGGACCTCACGGGCAAGCAATGCACCCCGTACGGCTTCCATTGGGCCTACGACACTCACGCGCTCGCGGTCGGCACCGGCGGCTCCCTCGTCGAGACCGGCGGCGACACCTGGTTCTTCCTCACCGCCGACTACGCCTTCGGCACCGCGCTCCAGGCCGACACCACCAAATACGTGGAGGCCAAGGGCGGCAAGGTGCTGGGGAGCGTGCGCCATCCCCTGAGCGCGCAGGACTTCTCCTCGTTCCTGCTGCAGGCTCAAGGGTCGGGCGCCAAGATCATCGGGCTCGCCAATGCGGGCCTCGACACCTCGAACTCGATCAAGCAGGCAGCGGAGTTCGGCATCGTGCAGGGCGGGCAGCGCCTCGCGGCCCTGCTCTTCACCCTGGCGGAGGTGCACGGCATCGGCCTCAAGACCGCGCAGGGCATCGTGCTCACCGAGGGCTACTACTGGGACCTCGACGACCGCAGCCGCGACTTCGCCAAGCGCTACATGGCCCGCTTCGGGCGGATGCCGAGCATGATCCAGGCCGGCACCTATTCGTCGGTCACGCACTACCTCAAGGCCGTCCGGGCCGCGGGCACCGACGAGACCGAGGCCGTGGCGAAGGCGATGCGCGACCTGCCGGTCGACGACTTCTTCGGCCGCGGCGGCAAGGTGCAGGCGAACGGCCGCATGGTCCACGACATGTACCTGTTCCAGGTGAAGTCGCCGGCCGAATCGAAGGGGCCCTGGGACTATTACAAGCTCCTCGCCACGATTCCGGGCGACAAGGCGTTCCTGTCGGCCAAGGACAGCGGCTGCCCGTTGACGCAGTGACGGAGGGAGAATCTCGGCACGGCGAGGTCCCGCGCCCATCCCCGGCTCTGCCGACGGGTCCGGCTCTTCGCACAGGCGGTCCGGGCACGCTCCGGCGGGCGCGGAGTTCTGCTCCACCCCTTTCCGGATTCTCCGCGCCGTCCTGCTGCCTCTTTCCCGGACGACTACAGCGACAGCGGAAGGAGATCCGGAAACCAGCACAGTGAGTTGCCGCGCAGCGGCTCCGGTTGCCTCCAGCGTGGCTGACGAGCGGTCGCTGCGCGACGTCTTGTACTGGGCTCCGGGTCGCATTCCGCTGCTACTGCATGCGCCCGGGAAAGGGCGGAGCGAACATCCTCGCCTGGGCTGACGCGGTCTCATCCGAACATCCGCCTGCTGGCTGCGCCAGGCGGATGGCGGCTTCGCTCCGGCCTGCGAACTGATCGTTCGCAGGTCGGATCATACCGCCCGGCGCAGGAAGTCCCGGAACGACCGCCGCACCGGCGGACCCTCCTCCGGCGGCCCGGGCTCGGGCGGGGGCGAGAGCACCTCGGGACGGACAACCCGCGGCGGCGAGAAGACGCTCCCCTGCGCGAGCGGCAGGTCGAGGTCGATGAGGTCCGGCACGTCGCTCTCGCGCTCGACGCCCTCGGCGATGAGGCGCAGGCCCACCCGCGCCAGCGCCGCCGCGAGATCCTCCGCCGCGAGATCCGCGCCCGGAGCGGAGCGGCCGAGCAGCAGGTCGGCCGGGACCTTCACGTAGGCGATGCCCTGCGCGGCGAGGGCCGGCCCGTCGAAGCGCAGGTCCACCGCCCGGTCGAGGGCGAGCAGGATCCGCTCGCGCAGGGCAGCGAGCGCCGCGGCCTGCTCGGCGTCCAGGCTGCGCAGGCTGCGCTGCGGCAGGGCGAGGATCAGCCGGCCGGCGAGTTCCGGATGCGCCTCGATGAGGCGCCCGAGCGCGCGCAGGAAGCCCGGCTCGAACAGCGAACTCGGCGAGAGCGCATAGGCCACCGCCGCCGCGCTCCCGCGCGCGGCGAGCTGGCGGCTGATCGCGGTCACGCGGGCGAGCATCAGCCGGTCGAGTTCGGTGGTGCGGCCGTGCCGTTCGAGCGTCGGCATGAACTCGGCCGGGGTGAGGCGGGCGCCTCCGACGCTCAGGCGCGCCAGCGCCTCGTAGAACGCCACCTTGCGTTGCGGCAGGCTCACGATGGGCTGGAGATGCACCTCCAGCCCGCCCTCGGTGAGCGCCGTCAGGATCTCCTCCTGGCGCTGCGCCGCGGCGGCATCGGAGGCGGGCCGGGTTTCGGGCCCCGGCAGTGCCGGCTCGGGCACGAAGGGACGCAAGGGCGCGGAGGGCGGAAGGGGCGCGGAGCGCGGCAGGATCGCGGGCACCGGCTGGGGAGCGGGGGCCGCTGCGGCAACCGGCCGCGCCGCGGGGGCCGAAGGCGGAAAAGCCGGAGCGGGGGCGGCGCGCTCCTTCAGCCGGGCGATCTCGCCGTCCTGGGCCGCGACGGTGACCGCGAGCTCGCGCACGATGCCGCCGAGGAGGCCGATCTCCGCCGTCACCTCCGCCACCTCCTCGGCCAGCCGGTCCGGCCGGGGCGCGTCGGGCCCCGGCGCGGGGCCGGGCCGCTGCTCGATGGCGAGCAGGCGCCGCGACAGCACGTCCATCTCTCCCGAGAGCTTCTCCATCTGGGCCACGGCGCGGCCCGCCCGCCGCCACGCGAGGCCCGCCGCCACGCTCGCGCCGGTCGCCCAGGCCAGGGCGAGACCCGCCGTCACCCCGAGGGCGGGAGCCGACAGGAAGGCGACGGTGAGGCACAGGCCGCCGCCGAGGAGCGTGGCGAGACAGAGAGAAACCAATCCCGCGGAAGGCCCTTCGGCACGACGGCCGCTCGTGGGGGCCATGGCGGAGTAACTCCCTCGGGTTGTGAAGCACGGGCGTCGCGGGCCCGCCGGAACCTTCGTTGTCGCGTAGGCTCGGCGCGCCCGCAAGACGCCGGGAGGTCACTGTCCCGAGCTTCTCGCCCCCCTTGCCGTCCGCCGGCCAGAGCCCGACATCCAGGCCCGACAAGGCGCTCGCGGCATCCGCCGCAGATCGAGGCCGAGGAGACCGGAATATGGCGCATCAGGGGCAGGGTCCCGCCGGGGATCGCGTGGAGCTGCTGATGCAGGTCGAGGGCATGACCTGCGCCGGCTGCGTCGAGGCCGTCACCCGCGCGATCCGCCGCCTCGACCCGGAGGCGGCCGTCGCCGTCGATCTCGGGCAGGGCCGGGTCTCCGTCACCACCGACGCGCAGGCCATCGACGTCGCGCAGGTGCTCCAGCGGGCGGGCTACGAGGCGCGCGCCATGACGGGCTGACCGCCCCCGCCTCCTGCGCTGGCGCACCCCGCGAGCCCCGGCCGTCTAACGATCGTTTAAGCCGGCTCTGCGAGGGTCGGTGCGTTCGGAGTCGAGGGAGCGCAGGAGACCCCGGGGTCACCGGCGCTGGCGTGGCGGTGTGCGTATCAACAAGGCCTTTGCGACCCTGATCGACGCCCGCCTCGCGGGTCTCGTGCACGACTCGGTCTCGGAGGAGTCGGGTGAGCGGAGACGCCACGAGCGGTTCCTGATCTCCCGGCTCGCCACGGGCGCCGTCACCATGGCGATGCTGCCCCCCTACCTGCTCTGGCGGGGAGTCCCGTCGCTGATCGAGGCGGCGGTGGTGGCCTGCCTGCTGCTGCCGGTCGTCGCTGCCTTCGCGCTGGTGCGGACGGGACGCCTGACGATGGCGCACAGCCTGTCCTCGGCGGCCCATACGGGCCTCGTGGTCTGCCTTGCCCATCTCTCGGGCGGCCCGACCTCGGCGGCGAGCCTATGGCTCGTGATGATCCCCATCGAGGCCCTGATGGCGGGCACGCACCGGGCCGCCATCCAGGCCGCCGGGTTCGCGGCGGCCGGGGCCGTGGCGATCGCCGTCATGGAGCCGGCGAGCGAGCCGGCGCTCGGCTGGTCCGCCGCCGTGGCGATGCCGATCTTCGCGATCACGGCGATCTGCCACGTGCTCTCGCTCGCGATCGAATACCGGCGGCGCGAGGGCAGCTGGAGCGACCGTCTGCGCGCGGCCTCCGCCCGCAACGCCCTGCTCCTCGACGTCGTCGACGACCTCGTGACCTGGCACGACCGCAACGGCGGGGTCCTGCAGGCGAGCCGCGGCGCGATCCGGCTCGCGGGCGCGAGCCCGCAATCGCTCCTCGGTCGCGGCCTGCTCGGACGGGTCCACGTCTCGGACCGGCCCGCTTTCCTGAAGGCGATCAGCGATGCGGCGAGCCTCGACGGGCCGGTGACGGTTCAGTTCCGCCTGCATGCGGACCTTCCGGCCTCCGGCGAGCCGGGCCGGGTGATCTGGGCCGAAATGCGCGCCCACCGGGTGCCGGCCGGCGCGGGCGCCGTGCCGGGCCAGGCTGCCGTGGTGGCGGTGACGCGCGACGTGTCCGAGCACCATCGCCATGCCGCGGAACTCGACCGGGCGCGAGCGGAGGCGGAGCGCGCCGATGCGGTGAAGAGCCGCTTCCTCGCGGTGGTGAGCCATGAGCTGCGCACGCCGCTCAACGCGATCATCGGATTCTCGGAGATGCTCTCGGCCGAGGCCGGCCTCACCTTGCCGGTGGAGCGTCAGCGTGAATACGCGGTCATCATCCAGAGCTCGGGGCGGCACCTGCTCGAGGTGGTCAACGCCCTCCTCGACCTGACGAGGATCCAGAGCGGCAGCTTCGACTTCGCCCCGGAGCCCTTCGACATCCGCGCCGTGGTGAACGGCTGCTGCGACCTGATGCAGCTGCGCGCCGACCAGGTCGGGGTCGAGCTCCTGCGCGACGTGCCCCGCGACCTGCCGGAGCTGACCGCGGATCCGCGCGCCTGCCGCCAGATGCTGATCAACCTGCTGTCGAACGCCGTGAAGTTCACCCCGCGCGGCGGGCGCGTCACGGTCTCGGTGCGGCAGGCCTACGACCGGATCGAGCTGTCCGTCACCGATACGGGCATCGGCATCGCGGAGGCGGACCTGCCGCGACTCGGCGATCCCTTCTTCCAGGCGGGCGACGCGGCGGCCTATGCGCGGATGCACGAGGGCACCGGGCTCGGGCTCTCGGTGGTGCGCGGCCTCGTGGGCCTGCACGACGGCGAGATGACGCTGGAGAGCTCGGTCGCCCGCGGCACCCGCGTGGTGGTCGCGCTGCCCCTCGACTGCCGCGGCGGCCCGCGGCCGGGCCTGCCGGTCCCGATCCGCACCGCCCCGCTCGCCGAGCCGGCCGCCCTGCCGCTGCTGCGCGCCGGTTAGGATTTCGAGACGGATGGCGGGCTAGAATCCGTCTCGGGCGCTCCCGGCCGAAGTGGCCACCGGTCCGGCGCCAGAGCGCGCGACACCGCAGGATTTCAGAGCCTGAGCGCCGGCGCGCCGTACCGCAGGAGACCCGATGCCCGAGGTGCCCGCCCGGCCCCCCGATCCGGACCTGACGCTCACGCCCGAAGCGAGGCCGTTGCCGCGCCCCCGGGGCGGATCGGCCCGGCGTGGTCCCGCACCCCGGCCGGCACCGCCGCGCGCCCTCGCGCGCCTGCGCGAGGGCCTCAATGCGGTGCTGCGCCACCCGGTCGGCATCGTCGGCGGCGTCCTCGTGCTCGCCGCCACGGCGGCGGTGGCCGTCAACGCGCTGAGCTTCCAGACCGGCCGCCACCCGGCCCCGCTCTTCGCCAAGTTCGACGCCAAGCCCGACGCCAAGGCCGGGGCCAGATCCGATGCCAAGCCCGGCACCGCGGCCGCCCCGGCGCCCCGGCCGGCCAAGGCGGCCCTGAAGCCTCCGGACCCCAAGCCCCCGGAGACGTCCCACGACGGCATCGGCGAGCTGATCAAGGGCGACGCACAATCCACCGCCTCGGTCGCGCTCCGCGACGGGACGCCGAAGCCCCCCTCCGCCAGCCGGAAGTCCCTGGCCTCCCTTCCGCCCCCGCGGCCGCGGGCGGAGGCGCCGCCTGCACCACCCATTGCCGCGCAGCCCAAGCCCTCGGTGAAGAAGGCCGAGGCGGCCCGGGAGGCGGGCGCGCGCAAACCCGACCCGCAGGTGATGTTCGCCCAGAAGGCGCTGGTGAAGCTCGGCTACGGCCCCCTGGCGATCGACGGGGTGGCCGGCCCGGCCACCCGCGCGGCGATCACACGCTTCGAGCGGGAGCGGCACCTGCCCGGCAGGCCGGACGTCGCCAACCGCACGCTGAAGGAGCTGGCGAGCCGCTCGGGCCTCAGGCCGGAGTGAGCGGCGGGCCGACAGCATCATCGGGCCGCGGCTCGGCCCCGACGGCGGCCCGGAGCTCGGCGTGCCGACGCCGAACCGGGAGGCAGGGCCACGGTTTTCCTCGCTCCCCGTTCCGGGTAAGCAGGACCGGGTGGCCTCAGGGCCGGGCGATCCTGCCGAGGCTCCCTGCCATCGCTCACCCGTGTCCGCAGAACCGCCGGCCATCCCGGTGGATCATGCTCGGGACGAACCGTCTGCCGGGAGGGACGAGGATGGCCCGCCTTCGCTCCGATTTCTGGGTCGCCGCCCATCTGCGCCGCTGCGCGGTCGAGGGCGTGAGCGCCGTCCAGCGGCGGCGGGGCGCGCCCGAGGCCGGGGCCATCTTCGTCAAGGTCGACCGGCTCGACGGCCGCGCCGATCTCTACGGCCCGGCCCCGCAGGCCCTGTTCGACGCCGACGACGACGGCACGCGGCGGTTCGAGGCGCTGATGCGGGAGGCCCTTCCGCCGGACGTGGAGGCCCGGATCGCCAAGGAGGTGCGGTTCGATCCCGATCTCTGGATCGTCGAGATCGACGACCGGGAGGGGCGCCACCTCCTCGATCTCGCCGCCGAGCGCTGAGCATCCGCCGCGCTCCCCCCGGGCCGGCGGAGGTCCGGGTCACTGCACCTTGCGCGTGCGCTCCGGCAGGGCCGGGCGCAGGAGCGGCGCGGCCGGGCGCAGCTTCGGCGAAGCCGGGCCGTGCAGCGGCCGGTGCTGCTCGGGCGAGGCGACCCGCTCGGCCGGCTCCTCGCCCAGGATCGCCGCCAGGAGGTCCCGGGCGGTCGCGGGCTCGGTCGTCCGGAAGAGGTCGGCGAGCGCGAACACCGCCTCGACCGAGCGGCCGATCGCCGGATCGAGGCGCAGGAAGAGGAACACCGCCTCCTCCTCGGTGAGCCCGGCCGCCTTGAGGGCAAGCGCCAGGAGATCCCGGCGCCGCGGCTCGGCGAAGTTCCAGGCCACCGCACGCAAGCCGAGCGCCGCGGCGAGCTCCGCCTCGACCGCTGCCCCCTCCCCTCGCAGCGCGAAGGTCTTGAGGGCGTCGCCGAGGCCGCGGACGGCCGGACGCGAGCGGGGCCGCAGGGCCGCCCGGGCGGCGATTCCCTCCCGGATGGCGATGCGGCGCTCGGGCGAGGACTCCAGATAGAGAGGCGCGAGGTCGACCGCCGGCAGATCGTCGCGGGCGACGAGCCGGGCGGCGAGGTCCGGGCGCAGGCGGGCGCGGGCGACGAGGCGCTCCAGAGCGGGACCGTCGAGCCGGGCCCGGCCGTTCTCCGCAAGGGCGAGGTCGACCGCCGGATCGTCGCGCAGGGTCAGGTCGTCGATCACCGCGCGGCTGAGGTCGCCCCGGCGCGCGATCACCGCGTCGAGGGCCGGACCGTTCTTGACCGCGTCGAGCAGGTCCGTCGAGAGGACGGGGCTGAGCGCGAGCACGGCGTCACGGGCCTCCCCGCCATGGGCGGCGAGCAGCTTCAGCACGCTCTGCGGCGTGTCGGCGAGCGGCGCGAGCTTCTGCGCCACCATCGCGGCGGTGGCCGCGTCCACGGTCGGGATCAGCCCGCAGGCCAGGGATTCGAAGGCCCGGATCGTGCCCGGGTCGCGGGCCGGAGCGGCACGGAACAGGTCCGTCTGCACCCGCAGGAGAACCGGCTTCATGTCGAGCCGGCGATCCTGCGCCAATTCGAGGAGGCCGGAGAGGTCCGGGACGGCGTCGACGGCGGAGCGTGACATGGGGCGATCGGGTACGCAGTACGAATGTCGCGAGGCTACGAGGCACCGCGTAAAGCGACGCTTAAGCCTGTCGGGAAGGCCGCCGGAGCGGCCTGGGGAGAGTGGGGATAGAAGCGAGCCCCGGTCACGGAGGGTTTACGGCCGCGCCCGGCCGGGCCGCCCGCCGGAAACCCGGCGTTAACCATGGCGTGGTCTTTCAGATGGCGGCTGTCGCACCGCCATCGGCGGTGGCGGCTCTCGGAGGGTCCTCGGATTGGGGAGGCGGAGATGAGCGGCCTGAAGCATCGCGGCACGGCGGAGATCGTCCCGTTTCCGGCACCCGGGCAGCGCGCATGCCGGCCGGCTGCGTCCGAGCCGCCGCGCGGCGTCATCCTGCTCTTCACGGGGGTCCGCTATGAACGGCCATCCGATCCCTCCCCGCTCCCGGTCGAGCCGCCGGCCGGCGATATCCGCAAGCGCGGCTGAGGCGCGGATGCCTCTGCGCGGTCTCCTCGCTCGCCCCATCCTGCTCCTGGCGCTGCCCTTCGCCGCCTCGTGCGTGCAGCAGGGCGATTTCGGCCGTCCGGCTCCCACCGCCTGGAACAGCCTGATCGGCGCGGCCGGCCCGCTCACCGCCCGCGTGCAGGGTGAGCCCGTCTCGCTGTTCCCGTTCACGGACGACGAGCGGACCTTGCGGGAGCGCGCCTGGCGCTACCTGATGCCCGCGCGCGACCGTTCGCTGTTCGAGACGGCGCTGTCCGACCTCACCCGGGCCGGGCTGCCGGCCGAGTGGCGCCCCACCGACCCGGCCGGGTATTTCGAGGCGATCCTGGCGGAGAATGCCCGTTCGCCCGTCTCGCGCTACCGCCGCCTGTCCGACGACGTCACGGCGGACGGGCGCCTGATCCCGGCCTTCGCCGAGACCGCCGCCCGCGTCGTGCGGGCCGACCTGAACCGGCTGCGCAGCCTGCCCTTCATCCGCACCCTCGACGATGCCGACGTGCGCGGCGCCGCCATGCGGGTCGCCGAGAACCGCTGCCTGATCGCCTGGGTCCGCCGCGAGGCGGCCTTACGCGAGGAGGCGTATCGCTACGCCCTGGAGCACCTGCTCGTCGCGGTGCCGGGCGAGGAGGCGATCGGGGCCGAGCGGACACTCGCCTTCCTCACCGCGCGGCGCCGTCTCCTCGACCCGCTGCTCCCGGTGGATGCGGAAGCGCGCTGCGGCCTCGCGCCGGCCGCCGGAGCCGGCCCGCAGGCCACGCTCGTCACCAAGGGCTAGAGTCTGTCCAGGAGAAGAGGGCGCGGGGAACCCCTCTCCCGTGCGGGAGAGGGGTTCCCCGCGCGTCCTCGTCCCGGGACAGATCAACCGGAAGCCGGATCAAAGACTTCAGGATCTGCCGGGCGCTCCTACTCGTCCGGCCCGTCGATGGTGCAGGAGACCGAGCGGGCAGCCGCGTTGGCGAGCGCCTGCTGACTCGGCAGGGCGGCCAGAACCCGCACCACCACGAAGCCCTCGCGGCCCGGCGCGACGATCCTGACGTCGCGGTTGCGCTCGTCCTCGTCCGCGTTGGCGAGCGCCTCGTCGAACTGGCGCCGGGTCATGATGACGAGTTCGATGTTGCCCTTCACCGCTGCCTGATCGGTCACCGCGTAGAAGGCGCCGCCGCGCCCATGCACCGAGATCGATTCGAGGAGCGGACCGGTCTCGGCCGAGATCCGCACGGGACCGTCGTCGAGGTCGTAGGCGCAGATGCCCACCGCCACCGCCGGGTCCTGCGACGGCAGCCAGCCCTCCGCGGCCTCGGGGGGGCCTCCCGTCTCGGCCGCATGGATCAGCACGGAGGTGTCGTTGCTGAGCGTCGCCCGGGCGCGCGAGAGCGCATCGTTGGCCGACAGGTAGGGGATCGCCATCACCACGGCGATGTGGACGATGCCCGCCAGCACGAGGCCGCAGAGCGTGGCGAGGAGGAAGCGGCCGCCCTGTGTCATCCGTCGCAAGCCACGCGCGTGATGGTGGGGACGCCCTCGCGCTCGAGCACCCCGGTGCTCGCCGCAACCGGCGTGTCGTAGAGGCGCAGCACGAGGCGCAGAGCCCCCTCCCCGCCCGGCACCGGCAGCCAGTTGCCCGGCTGGACCGAGGGGCTGAGGATGATCGCGAAGCGCCCGGCCTGATCGCGCAGCACCTCCGTCGAGGTGAAGCCGCGGCGCGGCGGCGGGCCGTCGGAAGCGGGCGGCGCGTCGGGCCGGCGCCGCTCGGCGGTGAGCGTCCAGGCCCGGGCCGGGGGCGTCGCCCCGGCAATCCGGTAGGTGCAGGCCGGCGAGAGGCGCTGCCCGGCATCGTCGACGAGCGCGGTGAGCAGCAGGCCCTCGCCCAGAGCGATCGGGATCTCGCCGGTGCGGGCGTGGATCGCGCGGGCGTAAGGGTCGGCCTCCCGCGAGCCGATGCGCGGCCATGCCGTCCAGGCATTCAGGCCGACGCCGCCGAAGGGATAGCGCCCGCGCGTCGCCCAGTTGGCGGAGGCGAGGCCGAGGCCGAGGCCGAGCGCGAGCGCGTAGACCACGAGCCCCACGATGCCGGCCCGGCGCGGGTTGAGGCGCGAGCGCCGCAAGGCGACCCGCGCCCGGCGGAATGCGGGGTGAAGGGGGGCGGTGCGGGCGGTCCAGTCCGCCGGCGCCCGGGCGAGTCTCTCGGACAGCATCGGGCCTGTGTTTAGCGCAGATGCGGCCGGAGGGTGAGCATCGCGATCACGGCGTCGCGAAGCGGCCGGCCGGGCGCCCGCCTTCCGCGAAGCTGCCGGCGCTGCCGACCTCCCGCAGGGCGGCGCGGCCGGGAGCGGGCTCGACGGTGCGGAACAGGTTGCCGATGCCGCCCAGCACCTCGAAGGAGCGCCGCGAGAGCGCGCCGGGCGGCGCCCCGGGCGGGGCCGCGGGCGCGGGCGCCTTGTTGGCCGCGACCGCGCCGGGCTTGTCGCTCTCGAAGCCGGGTAGCGGCTTGAGCTCGATGCCCTGGTGGGCCGGGGCCATCACCTCGTGGAAGGTCATGGCGGGCAGCGAGCCGCCGGTCATGTTCTTGGTCGAGGAATGGTCGTCGTTGCCGTACCAGACCGCCGTGACGAGGTTGCCCGTGTAGCCGACGAACCACGCATCCCGGTAGGCGTTGGTGGTGCCGGACTTGCCCGCCGTCTTCACGCCCTCGATCGCCGCCTTGCGGCCGGTGCCTTCCTCCACGACCTTGTTGAGCATGAAGTTCATGTCGGCCACGACGCGGGACGAGAGCACCTGCTCGGGCGGCGGCTCGTTCGCATCGTGGCGGTAGATCACCTCGCCGGACGAGGAGCGGATCTCCACCGCCGCATAGGGCTTCGCCCGGCGGCCACCACTGGCGAAAACCGCGTAGCCGGCGGCCTGGTCGAGCACCGTCACCTCCGCCGAGCCGATCGGCAGCGAGACCGAATCGACGAGGTTCGTGGTGAGGCCCATCCGGCGGGCGGTGTCGATGATCTTGGCCCGGCCGAGCTTGGCGGCGCGCGCCTCGTGGGTCTCGCCCATGGCCTTGCCCATGGCGATCGAGAGCTTGACCGGAATGGTGTTGATCGACTTGGCGACCGCGATCCACAGGGGCACGGTGCCCGCGAAGGAGCGGCCGTAATTCGCCGGGCACCAATTGCCGATGCAGACCGGGGAATCGACCACCTTGCTGTCCGGCCGCCACTGTCCGGTGGAGAGGGCCGCCGCGTAGACGTAGGGCTTGAACGACGAGCCCGGCTGGCGGAGCGCGTCCGTCGCGCGGTTGAACTGGCTCTGGCCGTAATCGGAGCCACCCACCATCGCCCGCACGCCCCCGTCCGGGTCCATGGTGACGAGGGCGGCCTGCTCGACGTCGAAGGCATCGCCGAACTGGCGCAGGATGTTCTCGACGGCCTGGTCGGCCCGCCGCTGGATGGCGAGGTCGAGGGGCGTCTTGACGACGAGCACCCGTTCCTTCTTCAGCTTGCCCTCGTCGGCGAGGCGCTTCACCTCGTTGAAGGCCCAGTCGAGATAGTAGTCGGCGCTGACGTCGCGCGAGCGCGTCACCGGGGTCGCCGGATTGCGCAAGGCCGACTGGATCTGGCCCTCGGTGAGGTAGCCGGCCTCCACCATGTTGTGGAGCACGTCCGCGGCCCGGGCGCGGGCGGCCGGCAGGTTCACGTGCGGCGCGTATTTGGTCGGGGCCTTGAACAGGCCCGCCAGCATGGCCGCCTCGGCGAGCGAGATGTCCTTGAGGTTCTTGCCGAAATAGTAGTCGGCCGCCGCCACCGCGCCGAAGGTGCCGCCGCCCATATAGGCGCGGTCGAGATAGAGCTTGAGGATCTCGTTCTTGGTCAGGTGCCATTCCAGCCAGAGGGCGAGGAAGGCCTCGTTGATCTTGCGCTGGAGCGAGCGCTCGTTGGTGAGGAAGAGGTTCTTGGCGAGCTGCTGGGTGAGCGAGGAACCGCCCTGCACGTGGCCGCCGCCCCGCGCATTGACCGTGAGCGCGCGTGCCGTCCCGATCGGGTCGATGCCCCAGTGGTCGTAGAAGCGCCGATCCTCGGTCGCGATCAGGGCCTTGATCAGGATGTCGGGAAACTCGTCGATGCGCAGCGAGTCGTCGTGCTTGATGCCGCGCCGCCCGACCTCGGTCCCGTAGCGGTCGAGGAAGGTCACGGCGAGATCCTGGGTCTTGAGCCAGTTCTCGCTGGTCTGGTTGAAGGCGGGCTGGGCGAGGGTGACCATGACGAAGGCGCCGCCGAGCGCCAGGGTGACGCCTTCGCTCGCGAGGTCCAGGACCACGCGCTTGACGCCCCGCACGGTGAAGCGGCGGCGCATCGCCTCCGAGAAGCGCTCGTAGGATTCGCCGAGGCCGCGCCCGCCGTCATAGAGGCTCGCGTTCAGCCACGCGTCGAACCCGAGGGCTCCGCGGCCAAGGCGGGCCCAGAGCGAGGAGAGCCAGTTCAGCGGCACGGCGTCACTTCCATGGCGGCCCGGCCG
Encoded here:
- a CDS encoding DUF2336 domain-containing protein, with product MSRSAVDAVPDLSGLLELAQDRRLDMKPVLLRVQTDLFRAAPARDPGTIRAFESLACGLIPTVDAATAAMVAQKLAPLADTPQSVLKLLAAHGGEARDAVLALSPVLSTDLLDAVKNGPALDAVIARRGDLSRAVIDDLTLRDDPAVDLALAENGRARLDGPALERLVARARLRPDLAARLVARDDLPAVDLAPLYLESSPERRIAIREGIAARAALRPRSRPAVRGLGDALKTFALRGEGAAVEAELAAALGLRAVAWNFAEPRRRDLLALALKAAGLTEEEAVFLFLRLDPAIGRSVEAVFALADLFRTTEPATARDLLAAILGEEPAERVASPEQHRPLHGPASPKLRPAAPLLRPALPERTRKVQ
- a CDS encoding DUF1254 domain-containing protein; the protein is MTQGGRFLLATLCGLVLAGIVHIAVVMAIPYLSANDALSRARATLSNDTSVLIHAAETGGPPEAAEGWLPSQDPAVAVGICAYDLDDGPVRISAETGPLLESISVHGRGGAFYAVTDQAAVKGNIELVIMTRRQFDEALANADEDERNRDVRIVAPGREGFVVVRVLAALPSQQALANAAARSVSCTIDGPDE
- a CDS encoding DUF1214 domain-containing protein, translating into MLSERLARAPADWTARTAPLHPAFRRARVALRRSRLNPRRAGIVGLVVYALALGLGLGLASANWATRGRYPFGGVGLNAWTAWPRIGSREADPYARAIHARTGEIPIALGEGLLLTALVDDAGQRLSPACTYRIAGATPPARAWTLTAERRRPDAPPASDGPPPRRGFTSTEVLRDQAGRFAIILSPSVQPGNWLPVPGGEGALRLVLRLYDTPVAASTGVLEREGVPTITRVACDG
- a CDS encoding transglycosylase domain-containing protein, which encodes MPLNWLSSLWARLGRGALGFDAWLNASLYDGGRGLGESYERFSEAMRRRFTVRGVKRVVLDLASEGVTLALGGAFVMVTLAQPAFNQTSENWLKTQDLAVTFLDRYGTEVGRRGIKHDDSLRIDEFPDILIKALIATEDRRFYDHWGIDPIGTARALTVNARGGGHVQGGSSLTQQLAKNLFLTNERSLQRKINEAFLALWLEWHLTKNEILKLYLDRAYMGGGTFGAVAAADYYFGKNLKDISLAEAAMLAGLFKAPTKYAPHVNLPAARARAADVLHNMVEAGYLTEGQIQSALRNPATPVTRSRDVSADYYLDWAFNEVKRLADEGKLKKERVLVVKTPLDLAIQRRADQAVENILRQFGDAFDVEQAALVTMDPDGGVRAMVGGSDYGQSQFNRATDALRQPGSSFKPYVYAAALSTGQWRPDSKVVDSPVCIGNWCPANYGRSFAGTVPLWIAVAKSINTIPVKLSIAMGKAMGETHEARAAKLGRAKIIDTARRMGLTTNLVDSVSLPIGSAEVTVLDQAAGYAVFASGGRRAKPYAAVEIRSSSGEVIYRHDANEPPPEQVLSSRVVADMNFMLNKVVEEGTGRKAAIEGVKTAGKSGTTNAYRDAWFVGYTGNLVTAVWYGNDDHSSTKNMTGGSLPAMTFHEVMAPAHQGIELKPLPGFESDKPGAVAANKAPAPAAPPGAPPGALSRRSFEVLGGIGNLFRTVEPAPGRAALREVGSAGSFAEGGRPAGRFATP